The genomic interval GGCCACCGGGTGGGTCTGGTGGCCCACCGCGACTCGACCTGCCCGGTGGATGCCTTCTACCCCTGGCCGGGGTTGAGTTCCCAGTCCCCTGGGGACACCCTGCGTAACACAATGGCCCTGTGGCAGGCGGTGCAGCGGTTTCAGCCGGATGTGCTGCACAGTTTCTCGCGGTTGCAGTACTTGCTGCCGCTGCTGCCGACAGCACTGCCGAAAATTATGTCGTACCAACGGCAGCCCACTGGGCGCACGGTGCGCTGGGCGGCTCAGTTGGCGGGCCGCAGCCTCACCTTTACCGGTTGTAGTGAGCACATCTGCCGCCAGGGCCGGGCTGCGGGGGGGCAGTGGCAGCCAATCCACAACTGCGTGCAGCTGGAGAAGTTTACCTTCCAGCCCCAGGTGGCCGAGGATGCGCCGCTGGTGTTTCTCAGCCGATTGGACCCGATTAAGGGAGCCCACAATGCGATCGCAGCCGCCCAGAAAGCCCACCGCCGCCTGCTGATTGCGGGCAATCGCATCGATACCCCAGCCGGTAACACCTATTGGGAAAGCCAAATCGCGCCCCACCTGGGCAAAGACGGCATCGAGTACGTTGGCCCAGTGGATGACCGCCAGAAGAACGAGTTGCTGGGCCGGGCCGCCGCCATGATCGTACCCATCGAGTGGGATGAGCCGTTTGGGATTGTGTTTGCCGAGGCCCTGGCCTGCGGCACGCCGGTCATTTCCACGCCGCGCGGGTCGCTGCCCGAGATTGTGCGGCCTGGGGTCGATGGCTTTCTGGTCAATTCCGTCGCTGAGGCGGTGGGGGCAATTGGGCAACTGCCTGCGATCGATCGCCACCACTGCCGCCAGCGGGTCGAAAGCCATTTTTCCGCCGAGGCAGTTGTGAGTCAGTACGAAAGGCTTTACCAGGCGCAATGTCGTGCTGGGGCAACGGCGATCGCGGTGGCTTAAGTTATCCATGAGCCTTAGGATTGCGGATTAAGTAGGTGACATGAATAAACGTACTTCTGTCATGTCGAGCGGAGCGAAGTGAAGTCGAGACATCTAGGTCTTTGGCGGAGACCGAGATTCCTCCCTTTGGTCGGAATGACAGCAATTAATTTTGTCCACCTACTTAAAACGGGTGAGGTGACTTCTGGAAAAGAGTTTCCCAAATGGGAGGCACTGCCCACCCAGCCTTGTCAATATGGCCAAACTATTCCCGAAATGCTCATAGGGGCTAAGGGACTCCGGCTACGACCACCAGGGAGAGTGAACTCCCTGGCTCACCACAAAAGTCTGCTAAAGCAGACTGGAGAACTTGGCTCCCAATCCTCTTCAGAGGATTTTGGCTTTGAGCCTTGGACTTCTAGTCCTGGGCTCTCTCCGCAGACGCGATCGCAAACACCGACCCCCCACGCTGGGAATAACGTTGCATCGGTGCTGCCCATGCCTGCTGTCTCCCCCCGGCCCATTTCCCTAGCTTCTGTAGACATGAATGCGCCCCGATCGCCCCGGCGGCGGGTGCTGCTGGTCAGCCCCCACTTTCCGCCCGTCAATGCGCCCGACCATCAGCGCCTGCGCACGGCCCTCCCCTACCTGGAGGCGTTGGGTTGGGAGGCCGAAATTCTCACGGTCAACCCCGAGGACGTGCCCCACCCCCAGGACGAGTGGCTGATGCAGACGCTGCCCCCGGCCCTGCCCATTCACCGGGCCGGGGCGCTACCCAAATCGATCACCCGCTGGGTGGGGTTGGGCCACGTGGGCTGGCGGTGTCTGCCCTACCTGGCCCGGCTGGGCGATCGCCTGCTGGCCGGGCAGTCCTTCGACCTGGTCTTTTTCTCCACCACCCTTTTTCCGGTGATGATTCTCGGCCCCTACTGGCAGCGGCGGTTTGGCGTTCCCTTCGCGGTCGATTTTCAAGATCCCTGGCGGGTGGATGCCGCCCCGGCGGGTCAGCATCGCCCCGGTGGCCGCCTCAAGTACGGCCTCGATAAGGCCCTGGCCGCCTTCTGGGAGCCCCGGGTGATGGCGGGGGTGAGCCAGGTGATGGCGGTGTCGGCGGCCTACACCCAGACCTTGCAGGCCCGCTATCCCTGGCTGCGACCGGAGCAGTTCACCGTGCTGCCCTTTGGGGCACCGGAGGCCGACTTTGCCCAGCTGGCCCACTGGCCCATACAGCAGACCCACTTTGACCCCAGCGATGGCCGCCAGCACTGGGTCTACGTGGGCCGAGGCGGGCCGGATATGGCGTTAGCGGTGCAGGGGTTGCTGCTGGGATTGCAGCAGGTGCGATCGCAGCAACCCGACCTAGCCGACCGGGTCCACCTCCACTTCATCGGCACCAGCTATGCCCCCGCCGGACGAGCGCTCAAAACCATCGAACCCATTGCCACCGCCTGCGGGGTCGCTGACTTGGTCACCGAGCACCCCCAGCGGGTGCCCTACTTCGAGGCACAGAAGCTGCTGACTGATAGCGACGCCGTGCTGCTGATCGGCTCCAGCGACCCCCAGTACACGGCCTCCAAGCTGTACCCGGCGGTGCTGGCCAAAAAGCCGATCCTCGCTGTCTTCCACACCGCCAGTTCGGTTGTGGATATTCTGCACCAGACCCAGGCAGGCACCGCCGTCACCTTCGACGCCCACACCTCCCCAGTGCAGCTCGCCCGCCAGCTCGCTGCCCCCCTGCACACCCTGCTGGCCCAGCCGAAACCTAGCCCGCCCACCACCGACTGGGACGCCTTTGCCCCCTACACCGCCCGCGCCATGACCCAAACTCTCTGCCAGGTATTCGATCGCTGTGTCCGCTCTCCCTAGGCCTAGAAGTTAGTTAACTCTGACTTTGTAGGTTGAGTGGCACGATAGCAAACCCAACCACCTTTAGGTAATTTCCAGAAAACAGTTTCCCCCGTGGTGGGCAGTGCCCACCCTACGGCTCTTTTACCCCCTCACCCATCCACCCATCCACCCATCAACCCCCTCACCCACCCACCACCCATGTCCACCCCCGGTCAAAAATCCGAAGCCATGACCCTCCTGTTCTGGGCCGGGATGGCGGCGCTGCTGTTCTCCAATCTGGACAGTTTGCGCAGTTCGCCCCAGGAGACTGCGATCGGTGCCCTGCTGATTGGGGTGGCCAGCATGTACCCGGTGTACCTGTGGTGCGCGGGGCAGGTGCAGGGGCTGCCGGTGTTCCCTTTTTTTTCGCTGACCTACCTGTGGACCTTTTGTCTGCCGCTGCTGAGTGCCAACCCCAACGTGCTGTCCTACAGCCCAGAGGCTCAGCTGCGGGGGGCGCTGACGACGGTGCTGTTTTTGGCCAGCGGCATTCTCGTCTGGCTGCAGATTGTCAGAACGCCAAGAACCGTTAAAAAGCCCTTCCGCGCCCTCAAAACCGCCACCGCCGACAACGTTTTCATCGCCGTCGTGGCGGCGGGGGCATTTTTGAACATGTATGTTGTGGGGGGCTGGAGCGGCATCCCCGACAAGCTGTTTACCATCGTGCGGGGCATCATTCTGGGCCTGAGTTTTTTGGGTATTTTTGTGCTGGCCTACCGGGCCGGACAAAACTCCATGCCGCGCCCGAAGCAGTACATCTTTTTTTGGGCCCTGGTGGCCAACATCGTCACCGCCGCCGCTGGGCTGATTCTAAAGACATCGCTCACGCTGTTTTTGCTATCGGTGATGGCTTTTGTCATCGGCGGTCGGCGGCTACCGATTGTGGGCCTGCTGATGGGGATTTTTCTGCTGCTGCCGCTGCACTACGGCAAACACGAAATGCGGCACAAATATTGGGAAGGAGATACTCCCCACTTTGTGCAGCCCTGGCAGTATGCTGCCTGGTTTCAGGAGTGGCAGGGCTATGCGGAGGAAAACAAAAATCATGTGCCCCAGCGATGGGAAAAGGTGGAAGAAAAAGAGTCCTTTGTGGAGCGTTCCAGCGTCATCCACATGCTGATGATGGCCCAGGCCAAAATTCCAGAACCCTACCCCTACCTGGAGGGCAAAACCTACGCCATCATTCCCGGTCTGATCGTGCCAAGGATCCTCAACCCCAACAAACTGCGCAGCCATGAGGGTACCCACATGTTGAACGTCCACGTGCGGCGACAGACCTATGAGCAGACCTGGAAAACGACCATTGCCTGGGGGTTATTGCCTGAGGCCTACGCCAATTTTGGCTACTTTGGCTGCATCTTAATTGGCGGCATTATGGGGGCCTTCTACGGAACGATCACCATAGCGGCCATTGGCACGCCCCCCTTCTCGGCTCGCATGATGTTTTGTGTGTTGATTATGAGTCTGGCCCTGGCCTCAACGGAATGGACCGCCGGGGTCTATGCTGCGACGCTGTTTCAGTCGTCGGTGCCGATCGTCGGCATCAAGTATGCGTTTATGAAAATCTATCGGCCTAAAACGGCAGGCAGTTGGTCTGGAAAATCAGCTTTTGAGGGACAGGCCTACCCCTATTTAGTGCAGCCCAAAATCTCCCCAGAGCGATCGACGAACTGACTTAGTTAGATAGACATTAACAAAAGTAGTTCTGTCATGTCGAGCGAAGCGAAGCGAAGTCAAGACATCTCGATCTTTGGCGAAGTCCAGAGATTCCTCCCTTTGGTCGAAATGACAGCATTTAATTATGTTTACCTACTTCATAGTTGCCTAAGGCTTCTCTGCGGTGCATTGCTTCGCGAATACACCCTACAGTTGGACGGGGTTCTTGATCACAACTATTTATCCAAAAACAAGTTATTTAAAACCAGAGGAAAATCATGCTTCGTCTCGCCATTATTACCTCCCACCCTATTCAATACTATGCCCCCTGGTTTCAGCATCTAAGCGCTACGGCGGGCCTTAACCTGCGGGTATTTTATCTCTGGGATTTTGGCATTACCCAGCAGGCCGATCGCCAGTTTAATCAGGCGATTCAGTGGGATATTCCGCTGCTGGAGGGGTATGACCATGAGTTTGTGCCCAACACCAGCAAGCGACCGGGTACCAGCCACTTTTGGGGCCTGCAAAACCCAACGCTGATAGCCCGGGTGCGGGCTTTTCAACCCGATGCGGTGCTGACGATGAACTATAACTATGCCAGCCTCTACCGATTTTTGTGGACCTGGCGCGATACCCCACTGCTGTTTCGGGGAGATTCCCATCGGTTAGTGCCTGAAACGGGCTTGAAAGCGGCCTTAAAACGGGGTTGGATTACGCAACTCTACAAAAACTTTGACGCCTGCCTCTATGTCGGCCAAGCCAACCGCGAGTATTTTAGGTACCACGGTGTAGGGGACGATCGCCTGTTTTTCTCACCCCATGCGATCGACAACAGCCGGTTTATGGCGCAGACGGCCGCTGCCGATCGCGAGGCCGCCGTTTGGAAACGCGATCTGGGCATTCCGGCAGATCACAGGGTGGTTTTGTTTGCCGGAAAGCTGATTCCCAAAAAGCGACCACTGGATCTGCTAGAAGCGTTTTTACGGGCCGATTTGCCCCAGGTTTCTCTACTCTTTGTTGGCTCTGGCAGTTTAGAGGAGGCTGTTAGAGAGCAGGCCCAGGCATCGGGTCATGGCTACATCTACTTTGCTCCGTTTCAAAACCAGAGTCAGATGCCGCGCACCTACGCCGCTGGCGATGTGCTGGTGCTGCCGAGCTATGGCTCGGGTGAAACCTGGGGTCTGGCTGTCAACGAAGCCCTCTGTCTGGGAACGCCGGTGATTGTCAGCGATCGCGTAGGCTGTGCCGCCGATCTGGTCAAACCCGGCGAAACGGGGCTGGTTTTTGCGGCGGGGGATGTCGATGCGCTAACGAACTGCCTGAAACAGGCGTTTGACGGCCAAGCCCAGTTGCTACCGAACTGGGGAAAAGCAGGCCAACAACACATTCAGCGCTACAGCTACAACGAGGCCACCCAGGGGTTGTGGGGGGCTTTGTCCGCTCAAAATAAAGTTTGGAAACCTCGTTTTCAACCGCAGATTTCCGTTGGCTAAAGCGCTAATCTGTGCCGATCAATGTATACGGTGTTAGCTCTGATCGCTGGGAAGTTGTACATCTAAAAAAACTATCCCCGACGCGATCGCAAACTTCGCCCCTCGAAACTGAGAACTATCCAATCTCCTTACAAGACAAGACTCATGTTTCCATGGATAGTTCCCGGGGTTGCGGCCCTGACGGTAGTGGGCCTGACCCCACTGGTACAAAAAATCGGGTTGCGGTTCGGCTACATCGATCAACCCAATGCCCGCAAAATTCATCGCCAGCCCATTGTGCGCATCGGTGGAGCAGGCATTTTTGTTGGCACTTGTGTGAGCTGGATTGTGGCCAGCCAATGGGTGCCAGCAGGGACTGAAAACCACATTTTTTTGGCCCTTTTGCTGGGTGGTCTGGGCTTTTTTGCCACGGGCTTCTTAGATGACCTATTTAATTTGTCCCCCTTTGTCCGTCTGGGCATGCAGGCCCTGCTATCTGCCGGGGTGTGGAGCCTGGGAATTCGCCTAGACACCCTACCCCTGCCCGGCCTGACCGACACAATGCCCGCCTGGCTGAGCCTGCTGGTCACCTTCCTCTGGCTGGCCGGTATGGCCAACGCCATCAACTGGCTCGACGGCATGGATGGCCTGGCCGCAGGCACTGCCACTGTCGCCGCTGGGGTCCTGGCCGTTGGGGGCTGGGCAGTTCAGCCCGCGATCGCCTGTATGGCCCTGGGGCTGGCTGGAGCCACGCTGGGATTTCTCCGCTACAACGCCGCCCCGGCCCGCATCTTTATGGGGGATGGCGGCTCCTACTTTCTGGGGTTTTCCCTGGCTGCGATCGCAGCGGTCGGCCTGCCCAGCGACGGCTCGTTCACCACGGCGCTGCTGCCCTTCGCCGTGCTGCTGGTGCCCATGCTGGACATGACCCTGGTGATCGGAGCCCGGCTGAGCGATCGCAAGTCCCCCTTCTTCCCCGATCAGCGCCACATCCACCACCGCCTGATGCACGCCAATTTTCCCAAATCCACGGTGGTCTGGTGCATTTACAGCCTCACCCTGCTGTCTGGACTGAGTGCCCTGACCCTCCTGCACAGCCCCCTCGGCTGGTGGCTGCTCGGTGCCGATCTAGCGCTCTTCAGCCTCACTATGCGTTCCCTCTGGCTCCCAACAGCGACCCCAGCCCCAGTCATGGGCCAATAACCCACCCTCCTACCCTTCACCCTCCCACCCCTCACCCACCATGCCACCCACCCTCCACCTCTGGACCCCCGGCCTCTTCGACTTCAAAGGCGGCATCCAAACCTACTCTGGTTTTCTGCTGGAGGGTCTACAGACCGTGTTGCCCACCGCCCATATCCGCGTCTTTACCCTGCACGATCGCTCAACCACCCTGCCGCCCTCCGCCTCGCCCCGGCTCAGCTACCACACCACGGGCGATCGCCATCCCCGCCTGCGCACCGCCGCCTTTGCGGCCCAAACCTTCCAGGCCGCCCTGACCGATCGCCCCGACCTGATCATCACTACCCACGTCAACTTCACCCCCGTGGCCTATGAGCTGAAGCGATGGGCAAAGCTGCCCTACTGGGCGATCGCCCACGGGTTTGAGGCCTGGGAGGTGGAGAAGCCCCAGGTGCGGCGGGGCATGGCTAAGGCCGACCAAATCTTGGCGGTGAGCGAGTTTACCCGCGATCGCATCCGCCAGTCCCAGGGGCTCTCCAACCTCGGCGTTTTGCCGAACACCTTCGATGCCGACCGCTTCCGGGTTGCAGCCAAACCGCCCCACCTGCTCCAGCGCTACGGCCTACGGCCCGACCAACCCGTCATTCTCACCGTCAACCGGTTGGCTGCCGGGGAAGCGTTCCACAGCTACGACCAGATTTTGGCGGCGCTACCCGCCATTCGCCAGGCGCTGCCCGACGTCCACTACCTGATCGTCGGTAAAGGGGACGATCGCCCCCGCCTGGAGCAGCTGATCGCCGATCGCCACCTGGAGGACTGCGTCACCCTGGCCGGGTTTGTGCCCGATGCCGACCTGCCCGACCACTACGCCCTCTGCGACGTGTTTGCCATGCCCAGCCAGTTGGAGGGCTTTGGCATTGTCTACCTGGAGGCGATGGCCTGCGGCAAACCCATTGTGGCCGGCTTTGACGGCGGCCAGGATGCCCTCCAGCACGGTGCCCTGGGTGCCCTGGTCGACCCCCAGGCCATCGATGCCCTTGGCGAAACGCTGATCGCTATCCTCACCGGTCAGTATCCCAATCCGTTGATTTACCAACCCCAGGCCCTGCGGCAGAGTGCGATCGC from Leptolyngbya sp. KIOST-1 carries:
- a CDS encoding glycosyltransferase; this encodes MPHTPYPTTPSPLHPSPIHPSTPHPSTHPPLTHPPIHPPPIHPSTHPPMNILLTADPELPVPPTLYGGIERIIDLLVEGLRQRGHRVGLVAHRDSTCPVDAFYPWPGLSSQSPGDTLRNTMALWQAVQRFQPDVLHSFSRLQYLLPLLPTALPKIMSYQRQPTGRTVRWAAQLAGRSLTFTGCSEHICRQGRAAGGQWQPIHNCVQLEKFTFQPQVAEDAPLVFLSRLDPIKGAHNAIAAAQKAHRRLLIAGNRIDTPAGNTYWESQIAPHLGKDGIEYVGPVDDRQKNELLGRAAAMIVPIEWDEPFGIVFAEALACGTPVISTPRGSLPEIVRPGVDGFLVNSVAEAVGAIGQLPAIDRHHCRQRVESHFSAEAVVSQYERLYQAQCRAGATAIAVA
- a CDS encoding glycosyltransferase, whose translation is MPAVSPRPISLASVDMNAPRSPRRRVLLVSPHFPPVNAPDHQRLRTALPYLEALGWEAEILTVNPEDVPHPQDEWLMQTLPPALPIHRAGALPKSITRWVGLGHVGWRCLPYLARLGDRLLAGQSFDLVFFSTTLFPVMILGPYWQRRFGVPFAVDFQDPWRVDAAPAGQHRPGGRLKYGLDKALAAFWEPRVMAGVSQVMAVSAAYTQTLQARYPWLRPEQFTVLPFGAPEADFAQLAHWPIQQTHFDPSDGRQHWVYVGRGGPDMALAVQGLLLGLQQVRSQQPDLADRVHLHFIGTSYAPAGRALKTIEPIATACGVADLVTEHPQRVPYFEAQKLLTDSDAVLLIGSSDPQYTASKLYPAVLAKKPILAVFHTASSVVDILHQTQAGTAVTFDAHTSPVQLARQLAAPLHTLLAQPKPSPPTTDWDAFAPYTARAMTQTLCQVFDRCVRSP
- a CDS encoding glycosyltransferase family 4 protein, with translation MLRLAIITSHPIQYYAPWFQHLSATAGLNLRVFYLWDFGITQQADRQFNQAIQWDIPLLEGYDHEFVPNTSKRPGTSHFWGLQNPTLIARVRAFQPDAVLTMNYNYASLYRFLWTWRDTPLLFRGDSHRLVPETGLKAALKRGWITQLYKNFDACLYVGQANREYFRYHGVGDDRLFFSPHAIDNSRFMAQTAAADREAAVWKRDLGIPADHRVVLFAGKLIPKKRPLDLLEAFLRADLPQVSLLFVGSGSLEEAVREQAQASGHGYIYFAPFQNQSQMPRTYAAGDVLVLPSYGSGETWGLAVNEALCLGTPVIVSDRVGCAADLVKPGETGLVFAAGDVDALTNCLKQAFDGQAQLLPNWGKAGQQHIQRYSYNEATQGLWGALSAQNKVWKPRFQPQISVG
- a CDS encoding glycosyltransferase family 4 protein encodes the protein MFPWIVPGVAALTVVGLTPLVQKIGLRFGYIDQPNARKIHRQPIVRIGGAGIFVGTCVSWIVASQWVPAGTENHIFLALLLGGLGFFATGFLDDLFNLSPFVRLGMQALLSAGVWSLGIRLDTLPLPGLTDTMPAWLSLLVTFLWLAGMANAINWLDGMDGLAAGTATVAAGVLAVGGWAVQPAIACMALGLAGATLGFLRYNAAPARIFMGDGGSYFLGFSLAAIAAVGLPSDGSFTTALLPFAVLLVPMLDMTLVIGARLSDRKSPFFPDQRHIHHRLMHANFPKSTVVWCIYSLTLLSGLSALTLLHSPLGWWLLGADLALFSLTMRSLWLPTATPAPVMGQ
- a CDS encoding glycosyltransferase, translating into MPPTLHLWTPGLFDFKGGIQTYSGFLLEGLQTVLPTAHIRVFTLHDRSTTLPPSASPRLSYHTTGDRHPRLRTAAFAAQTFQAALTDRPDLIITTHVNFTPVAYELKRWAKLPYWAIAHGFEAWEVEKPQVRRGMAKADQILAVSEFTRDRIRQSQGLSNLGVLPNTFDADRFRVAAKPPHLLQRYGLRPDQPVILTVNRLAAGEAFHSYDQILAALPAIRQALPDVHYLIVGKGDDRPRLEQLIADRHLEDCVTLAGFVPDADLPDHYALCDVFAMPSQLEGFGIVYLEAMACGKPIVAGFDGGQDALQHGALGALVDPQAIDALGETLIAILTGQYPNPLIYQPQALRQSAIAAFGFQTFQHLLSDHLITQFTTDRAAPLPTLQPSPQ